In Carya illinoinensis cultivar Pawnee chromosome 6, C.illinoinensisPawnee_v1, whole genome shotgun sequence, a single genomic region encodes these proteins:
- the LOC122314397 gene encoding uncharacterized protein LOC122314397 yields the protein MSSSSMSSASVDNRTLSTPVCFCEVEATLKYSNTRRNPGRPFLGCRKYNTEGLPYCKFFKWADSEDIEQDLLKRKNDLLRKEADLVKMLEDIEKREIQLRKKADEIEKKEILLASLNEEIMKKEWMLLQQQAEIRRSRTLFRLFWAVVIFFICYILVCK from the exons atgtcatcatcatcaatgtctTCTGCATCTGTTGATAATCGTACTTTGAGTACACCAGTGTGCTTCTGTGAGGTGGAAGCCACACTGAAATACTCAAATACTAGAAGAAATCCTGGCCGGCCTTTTTTAGGATGTCGAAAGTACAACACTGAG GGACTACCGTACTGCAAATTTTTCAAGTGGGCAGATAGTGAAGACATAGAACAAGACcttctgaaaaggaaaaatgatttgCTAAGGAAAGAGGCAGACCTGGTCAAGATGCTCGAGGATATTGAGAAAAGGGAGATTCAGCTCCGAAAGAAAGCGGATGAGATCGAGAAGAAGGAGATTTTGCTGGCTAGCCTAAATGAGGAGATTATGAAAAAAGAGTGGATGCTTCTTCAGCAACAAGCAGAAATCAGGCGCTCCCGCACACTATTCAGGCTGTTTTGGGCTgtagtcattttttttatttgttacatacTAGTATGTAAGTGA
- the LOC122312815 gene encoding protein FAR1-RELATED SEQUENCE 5-like, which produces MLRTQQVKWKGGRTPESLSEVKRVFVKGWANLVELLFGGLGIVIMGIGEEHSLPLTPSTSNTPTPDIPITCSSFANYMPGYYGAVPRWSPTFLPYPDGNQYPFQYRMRPPLPVINTCSATSTTVDKDKEDGVNCVETESPCTSSRIVETSKEDRRDSMETDDKSAGTPQIMQIDGDDLIEEPKSGMQFNSFEELIEYYKEYAKKCGFGVMTQRSERGEDGSVRYVTLGCVRGGKARNRTLNVAKPRPTGKTDCKAKINALKVEGKLQLTTVQNGHNHGLSPQKSRFFRCNREVSDSVKRVLDTNDLAGIRMNKSFGSLVVGAGGFENLPFLEKDCRNYIDKARHLRLGKGGAGALREYFCRMQYKNDGFFALMDLDDDGRLKNVFWADPRSRAAYQYFGLISSEDTETFIWLFETWLQCMNGIAPKAIIIDQDRAMKNAIATVFPETRHRFCLWHILKKVPEKLGSHSAYKTGLKNQLMKCVYDTQSIEEFESCWNGFINTFNLHENSWLQSLYAERGHWVPTNLKEFVDQFDNALKKKIENENNSDFHSFNVSIPCISRSPIEKKFQELYTNAKFREVQQQVMGVLDMDPSILKRDGGIKTYLVDDEVHVEEFSKCVTYSVEFNEEDCDAKCSCGLFQMRGILCRHILAIFKYNQIKSLPAKYILDRWRKDIKRRYTLIRSSYDVGDHHPDANRYSRLLNICYQMITYAAGSNEHTEDAEGKLYGMIDLYRHNQQAPSMTRTGSNVDCPQVEPTTVDSSKVVLSLLVVRGKGRPPSLRRASTMEKRVLKVKAKKQKPPVKAHVKGKRKQVRYNGKPLYA; this is translated from the exons ATGCTGAGAACTCAACAAGTAAAGTGGAAGGGTGGAAGGACGCCGGAATCTTTGTCGGAGGTGAAGAGGGTCTTCGTTAAAGGCTGGGCCAACCTGGTGGAGCTGTTATTCG GTGGTCTTGGGATTGTCATCATGGGAATCGGGGAAGAACACTCCCTTCCATTAACACCATCTACCTCAAATACACCAACCCCG gacATACCAATAACTTGTTCGAGCTTTGCAAATTACATGCCTGGTTATTATGGAGCAGTGCCTAGATGGTCACCGACTTTTTTGCCATATCCAGATGGCAACCAATATCCATTTCAATATAGGATGAGACCTCCCTTACCTGTCATCAATACCTGTTCCGCTACAAGCACAACAGTTGATAAAGATAAAGAGGATGGAGTAAATTGTGTAGAAACTGAATCTCCATGTACCTCCTCTAGAATTGTGGAAACGAGTAAAGAGGATAGACGAGATTCTATGGAAACCGATGACAAAAGTGCTGGGACACCTCAGATAATGCAAATAGATGGTGATGATTTAATTGAGGAGCCAAAGTCGGGTATGCAGTttaattcttttgaagaattAATTGAGTATTATAAAGAATATGCTAAGAAATGTGGATTTGGAgtgatgacacaaaggagtgagaggGGAGAGGATGGTAGTGTCAGATATGTCACCCTTGGTTGTGTCCGTGGTGGGAAAGCTCGGAATAGGACGTTAAATGTCGCCAAACCCCGTCCGACAGGAAAGACGGATTGTAAGGCAAAGATAAATGCCTTAAAAGTAGAGGGAAAGTTGCAGTTGACAACTGTTCAAAATGGCCATAATCACGGCCTCAGTCCGCAGAAATCCCGATTCTTTCGATGTAACCGAGAGGTGAGTGACTCCGTAAAAAGAGTCCTAGATACAAATGACTTGGCTGGCATTCGAATGAACAAGAGCTTTGGATCTCTTGTTGTTGGCGCTGGTGGATTCGAGAACCTCCCATTTTTAGAGAAAGATTGTCGCAATTATATTGACAAAGCACGGCATCTACGACTTGGGAAAGGTGGTGCCGGAGCACTTCGAGAGTACTTTTGTAGAATGCAGTACAAGAACGACGGGTTTTTTGCTttgatggatttagatgatGACGGGAGATTGAAGAATGTATTCTGGGCAGACCCACGTAGTAGGGCAGCTTATcagtattttg GGTTGATTTCTAGCGAGGATACGGAGACCTTTATATGGTTATTTGAGACTTGGTTGCAATGTATGAATGGTATAGCTCCAAAAGCTATTATCATAGATCAAGACAGggcaatgaaaaatgcaattgctaCTGTCTTTCCAGAAACACGACATAGATTTTGCCTATGGCATATTCTGAAAAAAGTTCCCGAGAAGCTTGGGTCTCATAGTGCCTACAAAACAGGCCTGAAAAATCAGttgatgaaatgtgtatatGACACGCAAAGTATTGAAGAGTTTGAGAGTTGTTGGAACGGGTTCATTAACACTTTCAACTTGCATGAGAACTCCTGGTTGCAAAGTTTATATGCTGAGCGTGGCCATTGGGTGCCG ACCAACTTGAAGGAGTTTGTTGACCAGTTTGACAAtgcattgaaaaagaaaattgagaatgaaaataacTCAGACTTCCACTCATTTAATGTCAGTATTCCCTGCATATCTAGATctccaattgaaaaaaaattccaaGAGCTGTACACCAATGCGAAGTTTAGGGAAGTTCAACAGCAAGTCATGGGTGTGCTCGATATGGATCCATCAATACTTAAAAGGGATGGTGGAATTAAAACTTATCTGGTCGATGATGAGGTTCATGTTGAAGAGTTCAGTAAGTGCGTTACATATTCTGTGGAATTTAATGAGGAAGATTGTGATGCAAAGTGTTCGTGCGGGTTATTTCAGATGAGGGGGATACTGTGTAGGCATATTCTGGCTATATTCAAATATAATCAGATAAAATCATTGCCGGCGAAGTAcattttagatcgatggagAAAAGATATCAAACGGAGATACACTTTAATCCGCAGTAGCTATGACGTAGGGGATCACCATCCAGATGCTAACAGATATTCCCGTCTGTTGAATATCTGTTATCAGATGATAACTTATGCAGCGGGTTCCAATGAGCACACTGAGGATGCAGAGGGAAAGTTATATGGGATGATTGACTTATATCGTCATAATCAACAAGCACCATCTATGACGCGAACAGGTTCCAATGTGGATTGTCCGCAAGTGGAGCCAACTACAGTTGATAGTTCAAAGGTGGTGCTGAGTCTACTAGTTGTGAGAGGGAAGGGCAGGCCCCCATCTCTGAGGAGAGCTTCTACGATGGAGAAACGGGTGCTGAAGGTTAAAGCGAAGAAACAAAAACCACCTGTAAAGGCACATGTAAAAGGGAAACGTAAACAGGTGCGCTATAATGGAAAACCTCTTTATGCTTAA
- the LOC122312814 gene encoding uncharacterized protein LOC122312814, with translation QSSSRPPLFCGDNYSFWKVRMRIFLQAQGREIWKCIVNGPYIPTKVVGGVKVKKEEEEFDREDDRLYTLNLTAMNLLYNALNGNEFNRIMNCATAKEIWDNLEVTYEGTSQVKESKIYILTHEYEMFKMNDDESISSMHTRFTNIINSLTALDKVYSKVEIVRKILNSLPKRWESKVTAILEARDLKKLEVNELIGSLITLDSGCSRHMTGDKTKFFDLRSKEEGHVTFGDNSKGKIVGIGKIGNESSLIIEDVLLVEGLKHNLLSISQLCDKGFTVTFKMDKCIILNDHDCNICFIAFRNNNVYIIDFEEITSQDAICLSAQNETSWLWHRRLGHANMELISKLSKNDLVRGLPKTYFLKDKICDACQFGKQTKTSFKTKKHISTTRPLQLIHMDLFGPNRVASLGGKYYAFVIVDDFSRYTWVIFLAHKDEAHNAFTKLCKRIQNEKGYTISSIRSDRGKEFVNKNIETFCDENGFIHNFSAPRTPQQNGVVERKNRSLQEMARTMLNENNLPSYFWAEAVSTACYVINRVMLRSKLDKTPYELWNEKKPNIGYFHVFGCKCFILNDRDNLGKFDAKSDEGIFLGYSTNSKAYRVFNKKTLTVQESMHVVFDELEAIRMLLAYACYKDFKLFQMDVKSAFLNGFINEEVYVEQPPGFENHISPNHVFKLTKALYGLKQAPRAWYERLSGFLIEKGFSRGKIDTTLFIKYENDDILLIQIYVDDIIFGATNENMCQVFAKTMQEEFEMSMMGELTFFLGLQIKQAKSGTFINQSKYIKELLKKFGMENAKEIGTPMSPSTKLDKDESGKPVDSKIYRGMIGSLLYLTASRPDIMFSVCLCARFQSSPKESHLIAVKRILRYLSGTINLGLWYPKHTSFDLISYTDADYAGCKIDRKSTSGACHFLGHALVSWFSKKQNSVALSTAEAEYVAAGSCCAQVLYMKQQLEDFKLMYNHIPIKCDNTSAINLSKNPIQHSRTKHIEIRYHFLRDHVQKGDIMLEFTNTHDQLADIFTK, from the exons caatctagtagtcggcctccactcttttgtggagataattactcattctggaaagttagaatgagaatatttcttcaagctcaaggtagagaaatatggaaatgtattgtaaatggaccttatattccaacaaaagtggttggtggagtaaaggtcaaaaaggaagaagaagagtttgatcgtgaagacgatagactttatactttaaatttaactgctatgaatttattatataatgctcttaatggaaatgagtttaatagaataatgaattgcgctacggcaaaggaaatttgggataacttggaagtaacttatgaaggaacttcgcaagtcaaggaatcaaaaatttatattcttactcatgaatatgaaatgtttaagatgaatgatgatgaatctatttctagtatgcacactcgttttactaacatcataaacagcttgacagctcttgacaaagtttattccaaggtagagatagtaagaaaaattctcaactctttaccaaaacgttgggaatcaaaagttacagcgattcttgaagctagagacctcaagaagctcgaagtcaatgaactcatcgggtcacttatcacc ttagatagtggatgttcaagacacatgacgggagacaagactaagttctttgatcttagatctaaagaagaaggacacgtgacatttggagacaactcgaaagggaagatcgtgggaataggtaaaattggtaatgaatcttctctcataattgaagatgttctacttgttgaaggtttaaaacataatcttttgagcataagtcaattatgtgataaaggatttacagttacttttaaaatggataaatgcattattttgaatgatcatgattgtaatatttgttttattgcttttagaaacaataatgtttatataattgattttgaagaaattacctcacaagatgctatttgcttgtcagctcaaaatgaaactagttggttatggcatagaagattaggtcatgccaacatggaacttatttccaaactttcaaaaaatgatcttgtgagaggtttaccaaaaacatattttcttaaagacaaaatttgtgatgcatgtcaatttggtaaacaaacaaaaacttcttttaaaactaagaaacatatttccactactagaccattgcaactgatacacatggatctttttggaccaaatagagttgcaagtctaggaggaaaatattatgcatttgttattgttgatgatttctctagatatacttgggtcatctttcttgctcataaagatgaggcacataatgcctttaccaagttatgcaagagaattcaaaatgaaaagggctatactatttcaagtatccgaagtgataggggaaaagaatttgttaataaaaatattgaaacattttgtgatgaaaacggttttattcataatttttctgctcctcgaactcctcaacaaaatggggtagtagagaggaaaaatagatctcttcaagagatggcaagaacaatgctcaatgagaacaacttgcctagttatttttgggccgaagcggtaagtactgcatgttatgttataaatagagttatgttaaggtctaaattagataaaaccccctatgagctttggaatgagaaaaagcccaacattggttactttcatgtatttggatgcaaatgttttattttgaatgacagagataatttaggcaagtttgatgcaaaatctgatgaaggtatttttctcgggtattctactaatagtaaagcttatagagtattcaacaaaaagactttaactgtacaagaatctatgcatgtagtatttgatgaa ttagaagctattcgaatgctacttgcatatgcttgttataaagatttcaaactttttcaaatggatgttaaaagtgctttcttaaatggttttataaatgaagaggtatatgttgagcaacctccaggttttgaaaatcatatttccccaaatcatgttttcaaactcacaaaagcactatatggacttaaacaagctcctagagcttggtacgagagactcagtggtttcttgattgaaaaaggtttttcaagaggaaaaatcgacacaactcttttcattaaatatgaaaatgatgatattcttttgattcagatttatgttgatgatataatattcggtgctactaatgaaaatatgtgtcaagtttttgctaagactatgcaggaagaatttgagatgagcatgatgggtgaacttacattctttctcggattgcaaattaagcaagcaaaaagtgggacattcatcaatcaatcaaaatatattaaggaattactgaagaagtttgggatggaaaatgctaaggaaattggaacaccaatgagcccatcaactaaacttgataaagatgaatccggtaagccagttgactcgaagatatatcgaggtatgattggtagcttattatatttaacagccagtagaccagatattatgtttagtgtgtgcttatgtgcacgttttcaatcatctccaaaagaatcacatttaattgcagttaagcgcattcttagatatcttagtggtacaattaacctagggttatggtaccctaagcacacatctttcgatttaatcagctacacagatgcagattatgctggctgtaaaatagatcgaaaaagcactagtggagcatgccatttcttaggtcatgcattagtttcctggtttagtaaaaaacaaaattctgttgcactatctactgctgaggcagaatatgttgctgcgggtagttgttgtgctcaagttctctacatgaagcaacaacttgaagattttaaactcatgtataatcacattccaatcaaatgtgataatacaagtgctataaatctttcaaagaacccaatacaacattctagaactaagcatattgaaataaggtatcattttcttcgagatcatgtgcaaaaaggtgatataatgttagagttcacaaacacacacgatcagttagcagatattttcacaaaa